In Thermotomaculum hydrothermale, a single genomic region encodes these proteins:
- the hisS gene encoding histidine--tRNA ligase has protein sequence MPVKTVKGTRDIFYPDIEKWRFFEEKAREILKTYNFKEIMTPIFEYTEVFARGIGEDTDIVHKEMYTFKDRKGRSITLRPENTASVVRAYLEHKMYAEGGIKRLFYIGPMFRYERPQKGRYRQFFQLGVEVFGSKNPYIDAETIELVINLLEKVGLKGLSVKINSLGCEKCRPVYRENLKKFLESVKENLCEDCKRRVDTNPLRVLDCKVPSCKETVKDAPDIQQSLCEDCQKHQDRVFHFLEKMNVKFELDPNLVRGLDYYTRTVFEVVSENLGSQNAILGGGRYDNLVKELGGPDTPAFGWALGIDRLVLLLDNKNFDFSNKTIYVIPAGDSIDYCFSVAKNLRENELAAEVVADSKSLKKALNYVNKQQGRFAIIAGENEAEKNMVVFKNLENRSQKEISFENLVKEIKDEINK, from the coding sequence ATGCCTGTAAAAACGGTTAAAGGAACGAGGGATATTTTTTATCCTGATATTGAAAAGTGGAGATTTTTTGAAGAAAAGGCAAGAGAAATTTTAAAGACTTACAATTTCAAAGAGATAATGACCCCTATTTTTGAATACACCGAGGTTTTTGCAAGGGGGATAGGAGAGGATACAGACATTGTACACAAGGAAATGTACACATTTAAAGACAGAAAGGGAAGAAGCATTACTTTAAGGCCTGAAAACACCGCATCTGTCGTAAGGGCATACCTTGAGCATAAAATGTATGCAGAGGGGGGAATTAAGAGGCTTTTTTATATAGGACCAATGTTCAGGTACGAGAGGCCTCAAAAGGGAAGGTATAGACAATTCTTTCAACTGGGAGTTGAGGTTTTCGGAAGCAAAAACCCATACATTGACGCAGAGACAATTGAACTTGTTATTAACCTTCTTGAAAAGGTTGGATTAAAAGGATTAAGCGTTAAGATAAATTCACTTGGATGCGAAAAGTGCCGTCCTGTTTACAGGGAGAATTTAAAGAAATTCCTTGAAAGCGTAAAAGAGAATTTATGCGAGGATTGCAAAAGAAGGGTTGACACAAACCCTTTAAGAGTGCTTGACTGCAAGGTGCCGTCCTGCAAGGAGACTGTGAAAGATGCACCGGATATACAGCAGAGTTTGTGCGAGGATTGCCAAAAGCATCAGGATAGAGTTTTCCACTTCCTTGAAAAGATGAATGTTAAGTTTGAACTTGACCCAAACCTTGTTAGAGGGCTTGACTATTACACAAGAACAGTTTTTGAGGTTGTATCGGAAAATTTAGGAAGCCAGAACGCAATTTTAGGCGGCGGAAGATACGACAACCTTGTAAAAGAGTTAGGTGGGCCTGATACCCCTGCATTTGGCTGGGCATTAGGGATAGACAGGCTTGTTCTTTTGCTTGATAATAAAAACTTTGATTTTTCAAACAAAACAATCTATGTAATTCCTGCGGGAGATTCAATTGACTATTGCTTTTCAGTTGCAAAAAATTTAAGGGAAAACGAACTTGCCGCAGAGGTTGTTGCAGACTCAAAATCCCTTAAAAAAGCATTGAATTATGTAAACAAGCAGCAGGGAAGATTTGCAATTATTGCAGGGGAAAACGAAGCAGAAAAGAATATGGTTGTCTTTAAAAACCTTGAGAATAGAAGCCAGAAAGAGATAAGTTTTGAAAATCTTGTAAAGGAGATAAAAGATGAAATTAATAAATAG
- the aspS gene encoding aspartate--tRNA ligase: MKLINRTHTCGELTAKNEGEMVKLCGWINSHRDLGSLVFFDLRDRWGITQVTLDENDGEVFEKAKSLRNWDVVSVDGIVQKRPENMVNKGMTTGEIEVKATDVKLLNKTEALPINIDENAKVSEELRLKYRYLDLRRYPLQNKLILRHKVALAVRNYLNEKGFVEVETPMLTKSTPEGARDYVVPSRIHTGKFYALPQSPQLFKQLLMISGFDRYFQIVKCFRDEDLRADRQPEFTQIDMEMSFVEEEDVFSVVEGMMKEICKVAGFEIETPFKRMTYKEAMEKYGSDKPDIRFGMELNEISDIVCGAGFKVFDSVKENNGVIKAILVKGGAEYSRKNIKDFEDIAKSYGAKGLAWFKWTNEGFNSPILKFIGEERAEKLFEKLNGEKGDIVFIVADTFETACTSLGALRVKIAKERNLIPENTLSFVWITYFPMFEWDEEEKRYVAMHHPFTSPKREHLDLLDKDPSKVMARAYDLALNGFEIGGGSIRTHNMEIQKKVFKAIGLSDKEAEEKFGFFLQALKLGAPPHGGIAFGLDRIVMILANGESIRDVIAFPKTTSATCLMTESPSSIDKRQLEELKIKITEEKE; this comes from the coding sequence ATGAAATTAATAAATAGAACCCATACCTGCGGGGAATTAACCGCAAAAAATGAAGGTGAAATGGTAAAACTCTGTGGATGGATAAACTCGCACAGGGATTTAGGCTCCCTGGTATTCTTTGATTTAAGAGACAGGTGGGGAATTACGCAAGTTACCCTTGACGAAAACGACGGAGAGGTTTTTGAAAAGGCAAAATCTTTAAGAAACTGGGATGTTGTCTCTGTTGACGGCATTGTTCAAAAAAGACCGGAGAATATGGTTAACAAAGGAATGACCACAGGAGAGATTGAGGTTAAGGCAACAGATGTTAAACTTCTCAACAAAACAGAGGCATTGCCAATAAACATTGACGAAAACGCAAAGGTTTCAGAGGAGTTGAGGCTAAAGTATAGGTATTTAGATTTAAGGCGCTATCCTTTGCAAAATAAACTTATTTTAAGGCACAAGGTTGCACTTGCCGTTAGAAATTACCTGAATGAAAAGGGCTTTGTTGAGGTTGAAACCCCTATGCTTACAAAGTCAACCCCTGAAGGGGCAAGGGATTATGTTGTGCCGTCAAGGATTCACACAGGAAAATTTTACGCATTGCCTCAATCACCGCAGTTGTTTAAGCAATTGCTGATGATTTCAGGCTTTGACAGGTACTTCCAGATTGTAAAATGCTTCAGAGACGAGGATTTAAGGGCAGACAGGCAGCCTGAATTCACCCAGATTGATATGGAGATGTCTTTTGTGGAAGAGGAAGATGTTTTCTCAGTTGTTGAGGGAATGATGAAAGAAATTTGCAAGGTTGCAGGCTTTGAAATTGAAACACCCTTTAAAAGAATGACATACAAAGAGGCAATGGAAAAATACGGAAGCGACAAGCCAGATATACGCTTTGGGATGGAATTAAATGAGATTTCAGATATTGTCTGCGGTGCAGGTTTCAAGGTTTTTGACTCTGTAAAGGAAAACAACGGAGTGATTAAGGCAATTCTCGTTAAAGGCGGGGCAGAATACTCAAGGAAAAATATAAAAGACTTTGAGGATATTGCAAAATCCTATGGGGCAAAAGGGCTTGCATGGTTTAAATGGACTAACGAAGGCTTTAACTCGCCTATCCTGAAATTTATAGGGGAAGAGAGAGCTGAAAAACTCTTTGAAAAATTAAACGGTGAAAAGGGAGATATAGTATTCATAGTTGCAGATACATTTGAAACAGCCTGCACAAGCCTTGGGGCATTAAGGGTAAAAATCGCAAAGGAGAGAAATTTAATCCCTGAAAATACCCTTTCTTTTGTATGGATTACCTATTTCCCGATGTTTGAATGGGATGAAGAAGAGAAAAGGTATGTTGCAATGCACCACCCATTCACCTCACCGAAAAGAGAACACCTTGATTTACTGGATAAAGACCCTTCAAAGGTTATGGCAAGGGCTTATGATTTAGCATTAAACGGATTTGAAATAGGCGGAGGAAGCATAAGAACCCACAATATGGAAATTCAGAAAAAGGTATTCAAGGCAATTGGATTAAGTGACAAAGAGGCAGAAGAGAAGTTTGGATTCTTTTTACAGGCATTAAAATTAGGTGCACCACCCCACGGGGGAATTGCATTCGGGCTTGATAGGATTGTTATGATTCTTGCAAACGGGGAATCAATCAGGGATGTTATTGCATTCCCAAAAACAACATCAGCAACCTGTTTGATGACAGAATCCCCTTCAAGCATTGACAAAAGGCAGTTAGAGGAATTAAAAATAAAAATCACAGAGGAAAAAGAGTAA
- a CDS encoding nitrilase-related carbon-nitrogen hydrolase codes for MKLKVGFLQFKPEFGKIKENTDFIVSELKKHKFDIAVLPELCSTGYLFENTKQANELAEDENGYFVKSLLSLAREKNCLIAGGFCEKGKDKPFNSQVLVSEKGIVSIYRKAHLFYKEKEIFERGDTPFNAVDTGKGYKVGLMICFDWIFPEAMRSLALDGAKVILHSANLVLPYCQRAMFARSLENRVFIITANRFGKEKNKKGEEIEFTGKSQIISPNGEVVLTVGRETTGLFSVEIDLKETDKNLNPLNNLFSDRRTDLYKISN; via the coding sequence ATGAAGTTAAAGGTTGGATTTTTACAGTTTAAGCCTGAATTTGGGAAGATAAAAGAGAACACAGATTTTATTGTTTCAGAACTAAAAAAACACAAGTTTGACATTGCAGTTTTGCCTGAACTCTGTTCAACAGGATATTTGTTTGAAAACACAAAACAGGCAAATGAATTGGCCGAAGATGAGAATGGATACTTTGTAAAATCGCTGTTAAGCCTTGCAAGAGAGAAAAATTGCCTGATCGCAGGGGGATTTTGCGAAAAGGGGAAGGATAAGCCGTTTAACTCTCAGGTGCTTGTTTCAGAAAAAGGTATTGTTTCAATTTACAGAAAAGCACACCTCTTTTACAAGGAAAAAGAAATATTTGAAAGGGGAGATACCCCATTTAATGCAGTTGACACGGGGAAAGGATACAAGGTTGGCTTAATGATTTGCTTTGACTGGATTTTTCCTGAAGCAATGAGAAGCCTTGCATTGGACGGGGCAAAGGTTATCCTTCACTCTGCAAACCTTGTTTTGCCGTATTGCCAGAGGGCAATGTTTGCAAGAAGCCTTGAAAACAGAGTATTTATTATCACCGCAAACAGATTTGGTAAAGAGAAAAACAAAAAAGGGGAAGAGATAGAGTTTACGGGAAAAAGCCAGATAATTTCCCCGAATGGGGAAGTGGTATTAACTGTCGGCAGAGAAACAACAGGCCTTTTTTCTGTTGAAATTGACTTAAAGGAAACAGATAAAAACCTGAATCCCTTAAACAACTTATTTTCAGACAGGAGAACAGATTTATACAAAATCTCCAACTAA
- a CDS encoding acyl-CoA dehydratase activase gives MFYGIDVGSTYTKIAGFNEEREIIDLHVFPTQVNPDEDVKKFLKDKNVEVIVSTGYGRYMIKDSFNCPVISEIKAHAKGAYHFFPDVKTVIDLGGQDSKVIKVDEDGNFSDFKMNDKCAAGTGKFLEIVASRLGVSLNEFASLGENADKKIKITSMCAVFAESEVISLLAKKESVENIVYGVVDSIADRLVSMVKSLRPEERIVFSGGGALNSLLVKLLGEKLGYKVYVPQYPQFLGAIGAAVSAIELVGDFV, from the coding sequence ATGTTTTACGGTATAGATGTGGGCTCAACTTACACAAAGATTGCAGGGTTTAACGAGGAAAGGGAGATAATTGATTTGCATGTTTTCCCAACACAGGTAAATCCAGATGAAGATGTTAAAAAGTTTTTGAAGGATAAAAATGTTGAGGTTATTGTTTCAACAGGTTACGGCAGGTATATGATAAAGGATAGTTTTAATTGCCCTGTAATAAGCGAGATTAAGGCTCACGCAAAGGGTGCATACCACTTCTTCCCTGATGTGAAAACTGTAATTGATTTAGGCGGGCAGGATAGCAAGGTTATAAAGGTTGATGAGGACGGTAATTTTTCAGATTTTAAGATGAATGACAAGTGCGCCGCAGGCACTGGAAAGTTTTTAGAGATTGTTGCATCAAGGTTAGGTGTTTCTTTAAACGAATTTGCAAGTTTAGGGGAAAATGCTGATAAAAAGATAAAAATAACCTCAATGTGTGCTGTTTTTGCAGAATCAGAGGTTATATCGCTTCTTGCAAAAAAGGAAAGCGTTGAAAATATTGTTTACGGAGTGGTTGATTCAATTGCAGACAGGCTTGTGTCAATGGTAAAGAGTTTAAGGCCTGAAGAGAGAATTGTTTTTAGCGGCGGTGGTGCTTTAAATTCTCTCCTTGTTAAGTTGTTGGGGGAAAAACTGGGGTACAAAGTTTATGTCCCTCAATATCCTCAATTTTTAGGTGCAATAGGTGCTGCCGTTAGTGCAATTGAATTAGTTGGAGATTTTGTATAA
- a CDS encoding double-cubane-cluster-containing anaerobic reductase: MSEKYVDIYKKLDMDIEKHSELMSALFQLFSDVFLTQKNRPENIKYFDWLMSEIHGKRIEELMEFKDKNKPLVGTFCIFIPEEIVVASGGACYGLCGGAQFSIPDAERDLPRNICPLIKSAYGFKVQRTCPYTQISNFIYGETTCEAKKKTWEILNDLHPTHVMHIPHMKGKREKDLWREEIYEFKNHIEEIVGKELTFEELKKGVEIINKKREALQRLDYLRSTKPDIVPISGLDSLLVTQISFYDDPERFSDKVFELCDELEERIDKGISVCESDTPRIMVIGTPMAPPNWKLHQVVETTGGIVINEEACIGHRYFKDNIDLDGVESVEDIIERMLERYMKIDCACFTPNDERIDKIIKMYREKKADGIIYYTLSFCHTYNVESKKVIDRLKEEKIPVLKIESDYSAEDVGQIKTRVEAFLESIRFKKSFKAKR, from the coding sequence ATGTCTGAAAAGTATGTTGATATTTATAAAAAATTGGATATGGATATAGAAAAGCATAGTGAGTTAATGTCGGCATTATTTCAGTTATTTTCAGATGTATTTTTAACTCAAAAAAACAGGCCTGAAAATATTAAATACTTTGATTGGCTAATGAGTGAGATTCACGGGAAGAGAATTGAAGAGTTAATGGAATTTAAAGATAAAAACAAACCCCTTGTTGGAACATTTTGTATCTTTATCCCTGAAGAGATTGTTGTTGCATCCGGTGGTGCTTGCTATGGATTATGCGGCGGTGCACAGTTTTCAATCCCTGATGCAGAGAGGGATTTGCCGAGGAATATTTGCCCCTTAATTAAATCAGCCTATGGCTTTAAGGTGCAGAGAACATGCCCCTATACTCAAATTTCAAACTTTATTTACGGGGAAACAACCTGCGAGGCAAAAAAGAAGACATGGGAGATATTAAACGACCTCCATCCAACTCATGTAATGCACATCCCACACATGAAGGGGAAGAGGGAAAAGGATTTGTGGAGAGAAGAGATTTACGAGTTTAAGAATCACATTGAAGAGATAGTTGGCAAGGAATTGACATTTGAAGAGTTAAAGAAAGGTGTTGAAATAATAAATAAAAAGAGAGAGGCATTGCAAAGGCTTGATTATTTAAGGAGTACAAAACCTGATATTGTGCCAATTAGCGGGCTGGATAGCCTTTTAGTTACTCAAATTTCCTTTTACGATGACCCTGAAAGGTTTTCAGACAAGGTTTTTGAACTTTGCGATGAACTTGAAGAGAGGATTGATAAGGGTATTTCTGTTTGTGAGTCTGATACTCCAAGGATTATGGTTATAGGCACGCCTATGGCTCCGCCAAACTGGAAGCTTCACCAGGTTGTTGAGACAACAGGGGGGATTGTTATAAATGAAGAGGCCTGCATTGGCCACAGGTACTTTAAAGACAACATAGATTTAGATGGTGTTGAGAGTGTTGAAGATATTATTGAGAGAATGCTTGAAAGGTATATGAAGATTGACTGCGCCTGCTTTACTCCAAATGACGAGAGAATTGACAAGATTATAAAGATGTATAGGGAAAAGAAAGCAGACGGAATAATTTACTATACGCTTTCCTTCTGCCACACTTACAATGTTGAATCTAAAAAGGTAATTGACAGGCTTAAAGAAGAAAAAATACCTGTTTTGAAGATTGAATCAGACTATTCAGCAGAGGATGTTGGTCAGATAAAAACAAGGGTTGAGGCTTTTCTTGAAAGCATCAGGTTTAAAAAGTCTTTTAAAGCCAAGAGGTGA